The genomic interval TCATGACCGGCACAGTCTACTGCAGAGACGCGGCCTTGCCGGAAAATTGAGGAAACCCGGACTGTGGGTGTCAGGGTTCCCCCATCCGCGTGGCTCCTGGCATGCTGGGAGGGTCTCCATGGCTTCGACGGCGGACGTGACCTCCCAAGGCCCGATGCTCCGGGTCGCTCAGCAGGTTCCCCGCACCGAGGCGGAGGGCCCCGGGCACCGGTTCGCGCTGTGGCTCCAGGGGTGTCCGCTGCGCTGCCCCGGGTGCTGCAATCCGGAGATGTTCGCCCTGGAGCGCGGCACGCTCATGAGCGTGGAGTCTCTCGCCGAGCGGGTGCTGGCGACCCCGGGCATCGAGGGCTTCACGCTCCTGGGCGGAGAGCCCTTCGCGCAGCCTGGCCCCGCCGCGGACCTCTGCGAGCGGCTGAGGGCCGCGGGGCTCAGCACCATGGTCTTCAGCGGCTACACGCTCGCTGAGCTGAAGGCACGGGCGAATCCCGACGTGGAGCGGCTGCTCGCGGCCCTGGACCTGCTGGTGGATGGGCGGTACGAGAAGGACCTGCCGGAAACGCGCCGGCGGTGGATTGGTTCGAGCAACCAGGTCATGCACTTCCTCACGCCTCGCTATTCACCCGAGGACCCGGCGTTCACCTCGCCCAACACGGCGGAGGTCCACTTCGTCGAGGGCCGGCTCGTCATCAACGGCTGGCCCGCGCTCGCGGACCGTCTTCGCCCATGACGCGTGTGTCGCCGTCCGAGCACTCGATGCTCACGCTCGCGCGGGCCATCCTCGGACTGGGCGGCATGGCCCCCGTGGAGGACTTGTTCCGGGAGCGTCACGTCACGGCCCCGAAGCTCAGCCCCGGGGCGCTGCATGCCCTGCGCGACACCCTGGCCAAGGGCACCGTGCGCGCCCTGGCACGCACCGGAGGCGCCCGGAAGCGCCGGCACCTTCCCGCGTCGACGGGCTCCGCGAGGCTCTGGGAGCGGCACCGTCCTCCCACGCTTCGCTTCTCGCTGCTCTGCTTCAACACCCTGCGCTGGATGGTGGAGCAGCCCCTGGCGGTGCCGGGCCATCTGCCGCTGGACGCGGATGCCCCGCCCACGCTCGCCGACGAGCTGTTTCTGTACCTCTGCTGCCGGATGGTTGCGGGGACCGCGTGCGAGCAGGCGGTGGCCTCGCAGCCCCAGTTCCAGCGCTCCGTCCTCTGCCTGCTGGGCTTCCCCGAGATGTTCGCGTCCAAGGCCATGAGGCTCGAGGCCGCGAGCTTCGCCCCGCTGCTCGCGGAGGGAGGCTGGCTGCTGGAAGCCCTCCAGGACGAGCTCGCGCTTCGCTGGCGCCGGCTCGAGGAGTCCAAGGGCCAGCTCGCCGAGCCCAAGCACCTGGTGGAGCTGGGCGCCGCGCAAGAGGCCGTCCTGAATGCCTTCCTCGACGCGGTGGACCACGCGGGGCGCAGGGACCTGGCGGGCTTCCTCCTCCAGGCGATGCGGCCCTTGGTGGACCAGCCCGCGTCGAGATGGGCCGCCAACCTGTCGGTCCGGGCCTCGCTGACCCAGAAGGCGGAGGCGCGCCGCTCGGCGGGGGCGGCCCTGCGTGGACTCGCGCGGATGGGGCGGTGGGACGCCGAACATCGCGCGGTGCGTTTCTTCGACGACGGCTACGAGGATGCCCAGGTCCTCCTCGCCGAGTGGGCCTCGTTCGGTGAGCCAGGCTTCCGGCTGGCCTCGGAGCGCGAGCGGGAGCTCTCCACCGACCTGTTGCCCGCCGACGCAGCCCCGTTGGACACCCTCTCCACTTCTTCCTCCGGGAGCGCCCCATGAGCCGCGCCTACCGTGTCTCCGTCTCCGAGTCCCTCAACCGCATCGTGCACGCCGAGGACGGTGTGTGCTCCAAGCTGGAGCTGCTCCCGCTGCTGTCCCGTGAGGAGACGGCCGGGCTGCTCGCCGCGGAGCTCGCGGCGCGCGGCTTCACCCAGGAAGGCGACGTGGCGGTGCGCACGGAGGCCGATGGCGTGCGCGTGGCCGTGGACGTCACCACGGGCGACGTGAGCGTCACCCTGGCGGACGAGTCCTCGGTGGACCTGGTCGCGACGGGCGAGGTGCGCACCGACAGTCCGCAGGGCAATGACGCCGCTCGGAGGCTGGCCCGGGAGAAGGCACGGGCGAAGCTGGAGGACCGGGCCCAGGACGCCACGGACGAGCTGCGCCAGGACATCACCCGCCGCCTCGAGGGGCGCCTGCGCGACCTCAAGGCCGAGCTGGACTCCATCTCCAACAAGGTGACGGCCGAGGCGCTCAAGGTGCGCGCATCGCAGCTCGGCACGGTGGAGGAGATTCACGAGGACGCGGCCACGGGCTCGCTCACCATCAAGGTGCGCGTATGAGTCAGCGCATTCCGGAGGAGTCCCTCCCGACGGAGCTGACGCCCTTCGGGGCCGTGGAGGCCGCCTATCCCCTGGAGCTGGAGCGCGTCCGCGAGGCGCTGCTGCGCGGGCTGCCGGTGATGGTGGAGGCCGACAAGGAGCTGACGCCCTACTTCTACAAGTGCCTGCGCGACAGGCTGAAGAAGGACGGCAAGCAGTTCCTCTACCTGGATGGCCGCGCGGCCTCCGAGCCCCCACCGGGCATGCCCGCCCCCAGCATGATGGCCACGCTCATCGGCCAGCTCCGCGACGCGGTGCGAGGCGCGGTGCGTGAGCGAATCGTCGTGCTCCCCCACCTGGACCTGCTCACCACCAGCAGCGGCGGACTGACGTCCGAGGCGCGCGAGGTCATCCCGCTGCTGTACGAGAACCCGGAGATGGTCTGGGTGGGCTTCAAGGACCCGTCCTTTCCCCTGCCCCGCGTCATCGAGAACCTGTTCCCTCACAAGGAGAGCATCCTCGGGGTGAGCCGCGACCGGCTGCGCTTCCTGGTGACCCAGCGCGAGTGCCGCAAGTTCGGCCGGGGTCTCCAGCCGTATGCGCTCTACAAGCACGTGTCCGGCGTGAACGCGGTGCGGCTGCGCAGGTTGCTCGGGGCCATCACGGGGGAGGACTATCCCAGTGACACGCGGCCCGCGTACGCACAGCTCCGGTCGGCCACGCTGAGTGGCTCGCTCAACGTGCCGGAGCTGGACCTGCACGGGGACATCGGCGGCTACGGCAAGGTGAAGGAGCGGTTGCAGCGGGAGATTCTCGACGTCCTCGCGCACAAGGACACGCTGACGGACGGCGAGGCGGTGAAGCGAGTGGAGGGCTTGCTTCCTCGCGGCATGATCTTCTGGGGCCCTCCGGGCACGGGAAAGACGCTCTTCGCCAAGGCCATGGCGTCCTCGCTGGGCGCGGCGGTGCTGGTGGTGAGTGGCCCGGAGCTGAAGAGCCGCTGGGTCGGCGAGAGCGAGGAGAACCTCCGGCAGATCTTCGTGCGCGCGCGGCAGGCGGCGCCCAGCATCATCATCTTCGACGAGCTCGACTCGTTCGCGTCGGCGCGAGGCACGTTCACCGGCTCCGGCGTGGAGCACTCCATGGTGAACCAGCTCCTCACGGAGATGGATGGCTTCCGCAAGGACGAGCTCGTCTTCGTGGTGGGCACCACCAACTTCGTGGAGTCGCTGGACCCCGCGCTCCTGCGTCCCGGGCGCTTCGAGTTCCAGCTCTGCATCCCCTACCCCAACAGCACGGACCGCCGGGCCATCCTGTCCATCTACGACAAGAAGCTGGCCCTCGGAATGACGGAGCGCGCGCTGGACTACGCGGTGAAGCGCACGGGCGACCGCGTGGAAGGCACGGGCACGCGCTTCTCCGGTGACCACATCCAGGCCCTCTGCCGTGCCCTGGCGCGGCGCAGGCTGCGCGACGCGACGCAGGCCCCCACCGAGCCCGTGGACGTGGAGCGAGCCCTCACCGACTTCCTGGACCGGCCGGAGCTCACGCCCTCCGAGGAGAAGGTCGTCGCCACCCATGAGGCGGGCCACGCCATCTGCGCGCTGTTCTGCCCCAGCGCTCCGGCCATCGACCGCATCAGCATCCGCGGAGACCTCGCGGGGATGCTCGGCTTCGTGCAGTACGCGGACCCCGCACATCGCTACGTCGTCACACGAGGCCAGCTCCTGGACAGCATCTGCATGCTCTTCGGCGGGCGGGAGGCGGAGGCGTTGCTGCTGGACGATTTGTCCATCGGCAGCGCGCACGACCTGGAGCGCGCCACGGAGATTGCGCGCGAGCTGGTGGAGCTCCTGGGCATGGGCGGCAAGGGTGTGCCGGTTCGCCGGTTCGATGCTCCCGGCAGGGACGCGGATCGCCACGCGCTCTCGGACGCGACGCGCGGCACGCTGGAAGCCGCCGTGCAGGAGGTGCTGGAGGTCCAGCGCGCGCGGGCCCGGGACATCCTGCATCGAGAGAAACCCCGCCTCGTCGCGCTGAGAGACTTGCTGCTCGAGCGCAAAGTGCTGGACCGCGAGGCCTTCGCCCACCTCGCTCCCACGATGGCCCCCACGAAGGAGCCCGCTCATGGCTAGCCTCATCCTGCGTCTGCTGGTGAATCCCTCGACGGGCCGCAAGGACGTCGTCATCCAGTACGAGAGCGATGCCGACGCGCTCCCCATGGAGCACGAGGAGGAGCATCGCCGGCTGGTGGATCAGCTCATCGCCGGAGGCACCCTGAAGGCCTCCGAGGTGGGCCGCATCATCGTCCAACGGGACACGCCCTCCGGCCAGGCCGCAAGCCCTGAATCCACATCCGAGAGCACCTCCGAGAAGGTGAGCCAGAAGGCCTGATGTCCACGCTCGTTTTTCCCACCGAGGAAGCGCTCCACCTCGCGCTGACGTCGCGGCTCATTCCTCCGGAAGTCCAGGCCGCGCCGGCCCATCACCATCGGACGCTCACGGGCGCGGTGTACGTCACGCCCCAGAAGCCGTTGACGAAGGCGGCGCTCGCGCAGCTCGTCTCCCTGGGCATCCGGTCCGAGGCCCACGCGCCTCACGCCGTGTCTTCCGCCCTGTGCTGGGCGGAGCTGGTGCCTCCTCGCCGGGTTCCTGTCGAGAGCGCGCCGAGTGGCGCGGTGCTGTTCCTCCCCAAGAGCGCGGACGGACTGTTGCCGCTCGCCGGTGAGTTGTTGCGGCTGGGTTGTGATCGCCAGGAGGCGTGTTTCGCCCAGGCCCCTGGGGGCGACGGTGGACCGAGACAGCGCGCGATGCTGCGCACCCAGGCTCCGCCCTACTTCACGCTCACGGGCGCGATGGACCGCATGGGCGGACTGCGCGCCTTCGTCCCCGCGATATCCGGGCAGAGCTCCGTCTGGGTGGAGCTGGGTCACGTGCATCCGCTGGCGAACACGCTCCATCCTTCACCGGGGACCGTGCTCCTCATCCCAGGTGAGGGGCCGTGGCTGAGCGTCTCGGATGGACCGTGGACGGACCTGTATCAGCTCACCGACCTGCGGCTTCCTCGGCCCGCGGAGGATTGGACGCCCGCGCCCGCGCCGGGGCGGCTCTCCGTCCAGCTCCGACTCACCCGCGCCGCGCGCACGGAGGCCGCGAGCCTCTGGGTGCTGCGTGAGAATGCCGTGGCCCAGGTGGAGTCCCTGGTCCACACGCTGCCCGAAATCCTCCTGGCGCAGCTCCGCTTCGCGGTGGTTCAAGCACCGGAAGGCCCCTGCATCATCCTGCGCGCGCGCCACGGCCGCGAGCGGCCACCTGAGCTCGGCCTGTCGGCCATGGCCTATGCGCCCATGCCGCAGCTCACGGACCTCTACCTGCCTTGCGACGGACTGCTCGAGCCTCCCGTGCGACGGGACAGGCTGCGCGCCCTGCTCGCCCCCGTGCCGGACACCGTCACGTGGTTGCACCCCACGGGAGGCGGAGGCTTCCGCGCCGAGCGAGTGCCCGAGCAGGCCTTCCAGCCGCTCGACACCTGGGTGGACTACGTGGTGGACACGAGCGTCGCCGCGCTGGAGCCGTGGGTGAAGGGCGCGCTCTTCGACTTCGACTCGCTGGAGGTCGCGGAGGGCGAGTGGATGCCCGGCATGGCGCGCTCGGCGTCCACCAAGGACACCTCGGACAGCGCCTCGACGCAGCGAGGTCAGCGCTCGCGCCGCGACGACACACCCGCTCCCGCCCCCATCCCGATGGTCCGTGTCCCGGCCCCGAAGGCGTCCACGACGCGAGGCACGGGCGAGGTGATGGAGCCGCTGACGCCCGCGAGGATCAGCGCGGTGGAGGCAACCCTCGCCGACGTCCAGCGCTCCTTCCTCAAGCTGGACGCACCGGCCGATGCCCCCGAGCGGCATGGGATGTGGACCCAGATGGCGGAGCTGAATGGCCGCCTGGGCCGGGGCCACGACGCGGCGCTGTGCTGGACCCGCGCGATATGGAACGCCCCCGAAGCTCACGCGTCCGAGCTGGCCACGCGATGGGCCGAGGCCGAGTCGCGAGATGGTGTCTCTCTCGACGAGCGGCTGTCTCGAACCACGCCCTCTTCGGACGACGTACGGGCCCTCGCGAGCGCGCTCATCCAGGCGGCGATGACGGCATCGGAGACACCCGTCTCGGACGTTCCCACGCTCCAACGGTGGATGGACCGGCATGACACCGTGCTCGACGTGCGCGCGCTCTGGCTGTCGCGCACCGCGCTGGACACCCTCTCCGGAGGAGATGCCCTGGGCCTCGCGCGGGCCGGAGACCGGCTGCTGGCGATGCTCCAGCGCGGACTCTCGCTGTCACGCGATGTCCCCCGCTTCCTCCGGGGTGGCACGGACGCATCCGTCCTGCCCCAGTTGCTTGCGCAGCTCGACGCGCTTCATGAGCGCTTCGAGCGCACCGCGCGCCGCCGCTCCTCCGTCGAGGCACCTGCTGCCCTGACCCAGGCGTATGTCCACTTCGTCTTCGCGTGTGGCTACGCGCGGCTCGGACAGGCGGACCGGGCCCGGGAGCTGGCCGCGTCGGCCAAGGGCTCGCTCTCGACGAAGGATGCCATCCACGTCTTCCTCACGCGGGCCTATGGCGCACGCATCGAGCAGGCCTTGGAAGGCGCGCCGCTGGAAGCACCACTGCCACCCGACATCGCGGCGGAGCTCAACGCGCTGGGCACCTTCGAGCGGTACAAGGTGGACCGGCTGCGGCAGGTCTCCGCGTTCCTGGAGCCCGGCGAACGTCTGGACCCCGCCAAGGCCTTCGGACGCGGGACTCGCGACGTACGCGGCGAGGAGTTCGCCGCCCTCAGAGACCTCCGCGAG from Myxococcus stipitatus carries:
- a CDS encoding 4Fe-4S single cluster domain-containing protein — its product is MASTADVTSQGPMLRVAQQVPRTEAEGPGHRFALWLQGCPLRCPGCCNPEMFALERGTLMSVESLAERVLATPGIEGFTLLGGEPFAQPGPAADLCERLRAAGLSTMVFSGYTLAELKARANPDVERLLAALDLLVDGRYEKDLPETRRRWIGSSNQVMHFLTPRYSPEDPAFTSPNTAEVHFVEGRLVINGWPALADRLRP
- a CDS encoding AAA family ATPase; its protein translation is MSQRIPEESLPTELTPFGAVEAAYPLELERVREALLRGLPVMVEADKELTPYFYKCLRDRLKKDGKQFLYLDGRAASEPPPGMPAPSMMATLIGQLRDAVRGAVRERIVVLPHLDLLTTSSGGLTSEAREVIPLLYENPEMVWVGFKDPSFPLPRVIENLFPHKESILGVSRDRLRFLVTQRECRKFGRGLQPYALYKHVSGVNAVRLRRLLGAITGEDYPSDTRPAYAQLRSATLSGSLNVPELDLHGDIGGYGKVKERLQREILDVLAHKDTLTDGEAVKRVEGLLPRGMIFWGPPGTGKTLFAKAMASSLGAAVLVVSGPELKSRWVGESEENLRQIFVRARQAAPSIIIFDELDSFASARGTFTGSGVEHSMVNQLLTEMDGFRKDELVFVVGTTNFVESLDPALLRPGRFEFQLCIPYPNSTDRRAILSIYDKKLALGMTERALDYAVKRTGDRVEGTGTRFSGDHIQALCRALARRRLRDATQAPTEPVDVERALTDFLDRPELTPSEEKVVATHEAGHAICALFCPSAPAIDRISIRGDLAGMLGFVQYADPAHRYVVTRGQLLDSICMLFGGREAEALLLDDLSIGSAHDLERATEIARELVELLGMGGKGVPVRRFDAPGRDADRHALSDATRGTLEAAVQEVLEVQRARARDILHREKPRLVALRDLLLERKVLDREAFAHLAPTMAPTKEPAHG